The Streptococcus pluranimalium genome contains a region encoding:
- a CDS encoding metal-sulfur cluster assembly factor yields the protein MSEVINYTEEEIANIKERIFEALEEVIDPELGIDIINLGLIYEIHFEQDGKTQIDMTLTTMGCPLADLITDQIYDVLKSVPEVTDAKVRLVWTPAWSVERLSRYARIALGIR from the coding sequence ATGTCAGAAGTTATCAATTATACGGAAGAAGAAATTGCTAATATTAAAGAGCGTATTTTTGAGGCTCTTGAAGAAGTTATTGATCCTGAACTGGGTATTGACATCATCAATCTTGGTTTGATTTATGAAATTCACTTCGAGCAAGATGGTAAAACACAAATCGACATGACCTTAACAACTATGGGATGTCCACTAGCAGACCTTATTACAGATCAGATTTATGATGTTTTAAAGTCTGTTCCAGAAGTGACAGATGCAAAAGTTCGTTTGGTATGGACACCAGCTTGGTCAGTAGAGCGTCTTAGCCGCTACGCTAGAATAGCTCTTGGGATTCGATAA
- a CDS encoding glycosyltransferase family 2 protein yields the protein MKVNIVMSTYNGEKYLADQIKSIQSQTFEDWQLLIRDDGSSDNTPSIIRDMAKKDDRIHFINDGQNENYGVIKSFYHLVKYDSADYYFFSDQDDVWLPEKIEVTLKRAQSETSAKPLLVYTDLKVVNEDLAVLQESMIKSQSHHANTELVQELTENTVTGGTMMINKALADKWQVYDNLLMHDWYLALLAASLGKLIYIDQATQLYRQHEANVLGARTWSKRAKNWLKPNTLISKYWWLIKSSQNQAEKLLAQEMSESSTQMVKAYVYLMDNNWLDRWRLLREYKFKKNRWFHTFVFTILIITKLGYQ from the coding sequence ATGAAAGTTAATATTGTGATGTCCACCTACAATGGGGAGAAGTATTTGGCTGATCAAATTAAGAGTATCCAGAGCCAAACTTTTGAGGACTGGCAACTGCTGATTCGTGATGATGGCTCTAGTGATAACACACCATCAATCATTAGAGATATGGCTAAAAAGGATGATAGAATCCATTTTATCAATGATGGTCAAAATGAAAATTATGGTGTTATCAAGAGTTTTTACCATTTAGTTAAATACGATTCTGCCGATTATTACTTTTTTAGTGATCAAGATGATGTTTGGTTGCCTGAAAAAATAGAAGTAACTTTAAAAAGAGCACAGAGTGAAACATCAGCTAAGCCTCTCTTAGTTTATACAGATTTGAAGGTTGTCAATGAAGATTTGGCAGTTCTTCAAGAAAGTATGATAAAATCTCAGTCGCACCATGCTAATACTGAGCTGGTACAGGAGTTGACGGAAAATACGGTAACTGGTGGTACCATGATGATCAATAAAGCCTTGGCTGATAAATGGCAGGTGTATGATAACCTACTCATGCATGATTGGTACTTGGCTTTATTAGCGGCATCCCTTGGAAAACTCATCTACATTGACCAAGCTACGCAACTCTACCGCCAGCATGAAGCTAATGTTTTGGGAGCGAGGACCTGGTCTAAACGAGCAAAAAATTGGTTGAAGCCTAATACACTGATTTCAAAATACTGGTGGCTCATTAAATCAAGTCAAAACCAAGCCGAAAAATTATTGGCTCAAGAAATGTCGGAATCATCAACTCAGATGGTTAAAGCATATGTTTATTTAATGGACAACAATTGGTTGGATCGATGGCGTTTACTCAGAGAGTATAAGTTTAAAAAAAATCGGTGGTTTCACACTTTTGTGTTTACAATATTAATTATAACGAAGTTAGGTTATCAATAA
- the mscL gene encoding large conductance mechanosensitive channel protein MscL has translation MIKELKAFLFKGNVLDLAVAVIFGAAFGAIITSLVEDIITPLLLNPVLKAAGAERIAELTWNGVAYGSFLSAVLNFLVVGTILFFVVKAATKFMPKQDEVVEEVVLSNEEVLLTEIRDLLARK, from the coding sequence ATGATTAAAGAATTAAAAGCTTTTTTGTTTAAAGGTAATGTCCTTGACTTGGCTGTTGCCGTTATCTTTGGTGCTGCCTTTGGGGCCATCATCACTTCATTAGTAGAAGACATCATCACACCACTTCTATTGAACCCTGTTTTGAAAGCAGCTGGTGCAGAACGCATCGCTGAATTAACTTGGAATGGTGTAGCATACGGTAGCTTCTTGAGCGCTGTCCTCAACTTTTTAGTTGTTGGTACAATTCTCTTCTTCGTTGTTAAAGCTGCAACTAAATTCATGCCAAAACAAGACGAAGTTGTTGAAGAAGTTGTTCTTTCAAACGAAGAAGTTCTTCTTACTGAAATTCGTGACCTTTTAGCTCGTAAATAA
- a CDS encoding glycosyltransferase family 2 protein: MKTLSIVVPCYNEEETILPFLKAMRKVEKKFANELLFDYYFINDGSSDNTLDILRDISRSYLNVHYLSLSRNFGKEAALLAGLEEVEGDFVTVIDADLQDPPELLTEMYAKIQEGYDVVGTRRANRKGEPPLRSFFARTFYWLINLVSSTEIVDGVRDFRLMTRQVVDSVLELGEVNRFSKGLFSWVGYDVTYISFENKNRIAGKTSWSFWGLLKYSVDGFVNFSEAPLTLAVWAGSCSFLLSVVAMLFIIIRRLVFGDPVAGWASLVTIMLFIGGIQLLCLGIIGKYIAKIFLETKKRPVYIVKEKE; the protein is encoded by the coding sequence GTGAAAACACTTAGTATAGTCGTACCGTGCTATAATGAGGAGGAGACAATTCTTCCTTTTTTAAAGGCCATGCGAAAAGTTGAAAAGAAATTTGCAAATGAATTGCTCTTTGACTATTACTTTATTAACGATGGTTCTTCAGATAACACACTTGATATCTTAAGAGATATCTCTCGGAGTTATTTGAATGTTCATTACTTGTCCTTGTCTAGAAATTTTGGAAAAGAAGCGGCTCTATTAGCTGGATTAGAAGAAGTTGAAGGAGATTTTGTAACAGTAATAGATGCAGACTTACAAGATCCTCCAGAGTTACTTACTGAAATGTATGCAAAAATTCAAGAAGGTTACGATGTTGTGGGAACCCGCAGAGCGAATCGAAAAGGGGAGCCACCTTTGAGATCGTTTTTTGCTAGAACATTTTATTGGTTGATCAATCTTGTTTCTAGTACAGAGATTGTTGATGGTGTTAGGGATTTTCGTTTGATGACGCGTCAAGTAGTTGATAGTGTTTTGGAACTTGGTGAAGTTAATCGCTTTTCTAAAGGGCTTTTTTCTTGGGTAGGTTATGATGTCACTTATATTTCTTTTGAGAATAAGAATCGCATAGCTGGAAAAACATCGTGGTCTTTTTGGGGATTGTTAAAATATTCTGTTGATGGATTTGTTAACTTCTCGGAAGCCCCTTTAACCTTAGCTGTATGGGCTGGCTCATGTTCCTTCTTATTGTCTGTAGTAGCTATGTTGTTCATTATCATTAGGCGTCTTGTTTTTGGTGATCCAGTTGCTGGTTGGGCAAGTTTAGTGACCATTATGCTTTTTATTGGTGGCATCCAGTTGCTTTGTTTAGGGATAATTGGTAAATATATTGCTAAAATTTTCTTAGAGACTAAGAAACGTCCTGTTTACATTGTCAAAGAAAAAGAATGA
- a CDS encoding SpaH/EbpB family LPXTG-anchored major pilin, translating into MKKQLIKGLLLTTLVLGTAAPLADQVVFAEGPGSITVESTNAGAKYQAFKIFDATYSGDATSYTIPEGLEATYKGTGNFEQLFSTSTNGGKTYVTKKESASDTDIAAWTKAVVAAANIQPSDTQTAAGATATLAVPYGYYYVGTDVNGGATTMVTSASPQATVREKNNEPSWGENGGKTVGDDKTYAVGETVTYTLDYQNATYYTAGEKVYQYVVKDALPTGVDFSEGTVKVTVNGVALTQGTGTGTYAITEGTNGFEVTIPWAATNTASDAAGLGEKDDFFYDPISTIKVTYQGVLLKDATEGSDKYDTNKNLATINPNTKTNDPGKEEYVYNGKITIDKVAANSDTKLQGAKFVLRQKGSENYLNLAAGTENVTFGSRNNATEFTTDQNGAVSISGLDAGDYELIETQAPEGYNLLDSPVSVTLGLGKADGKDNLLVTSKVENNSGAELPSTGGIGTTIFYTVGTILIVAGGVVLIARRRARD; encoded by the coding sequence ATGAAAAAACAACTAATAAAAGGGTTATTACTTACAACTTTAGTGCTTGGAACGGCAGCACCTCTTGCAGATCAGGTGGTCTTTGCTGAAGGTCCAGGTTCAATTACTGTTGAGAGTACTAACGCAGGGGCGAAGTATCAAGCTTTTAAAATCTTTGATGCAACCTACTCTGGTGATGCAACGTCATACACCATTCCAGAAGGATTAGAAGCTACTTATAAGGGAACAGGAAACTTTGAACAACTGTTTTCAACATCAACAAACGGTGGCAAAACTTATGTGACAAAGAAAGAGTCTGCATCTGATACGGATATTGCAGCTTGGACAAAAGCAGTCGTAGCGGCTGCTAACATTCAGCCATCTGATACACAGACTGCAGCTGGCGCAACAGCAACTCTGGCAGTTCCGTATGGTTATTATTATGTTGGAACGGATGTGAATGGTGGCGCAACAACCATGGTAACGTCAGCTTCTCCTCAGGCAACAGTTCGTGAAAAAAACAACGAACCATCATGGGGTGAAAATGGTGGTAAAACTGTTGGTGACGACAAGACATATGCTGTTGGTGAAACAGTGACTTATACGCTAGACTATCAAAATGCGACTTATTACACCGCAGGTGAGAAAGTGTATCAATATGTGGTTAAAGATGCTCTGCCAACAGGTGTTGATTTTTCTGAAGGAACAGTTAAAGTGACAGTAAACGGTGTTGCCTTAACTCAGGGGACAGGAACAGGGACATATGCTATTACGGAAGGTACAAATGGCTTTGAAGTGACGATTCCATGGGCAGCTACTAATACAGCTAGTGATGCTGCAGGTTTAGGTGAAAAGGATGACTTTTTCTATGATCCAATATCAACGATTAAAGTAACTTATCAAGGTGTTCTTTTGAAAGATGCTACCGAAGGTTCTGATAAATACGACACAAATAAAAACTTAGCTACTATCAATCCTAACACTAAAACAAATGATCCCGGTAAAGAAGAATATGTCTATAATGGAAAAATTACAATTGATAAAGTAGCGGCCAATAGTGACACAAAGTTACAAGGTGCTAAATTTGTTCTTCGTCAAAAAGGTTCAGAGAATTATTTAAACCTAGCTGCAGGTACTGAAAATGTAACATTTGGTTCACGTAACAATGCAACTGAATTTACAACTGATCAAAATGGTGCAGTGTCGATTTCAGGTTTAGATGCTGGTGACTATGAGCTTATCGAAACACAGGCTCCTGAAGGTTATAATCTTTTAGATTCTCCTGTATCCGTTACTTTAGGACTAGGTAAGGCAGATGGGAAAGATAATCTTTTGGTAACTTCAAAAGTCGAAAATAATAGTGGTGCCGAATTACCATCAACTGGTGGTATTGGAACAACTATATTTTATACTGTTGGAACAATTCTGATTGTTGCAGGTGGTGTAGTATTAATTGCTCGTCGTCGTGCGCGTGATTAA
- the cps2T gene encoding beta 1-4 rhamnosyltransferase Cps2T, translating to MRHIFIIGSRGLPAKYGGFETFVEALVTHQVSSQLKYHVACLSDEKTGEHFTFRGADCFTINPPKLGPARVMAYDMMAIHYALSYIKKHQIERPIFYILGNTIGRFMKPFAKKIKAVGGTLLVNPDGLEWRRSKWSKPVQFYLKQSEKVMTQVADFIIADNEGIEDYIKVSYPWSKTRFIAYGTDTKKSSLTQDDTRVRSFYDKWRTKEEDYYLIVGRFVPENNYEVMLKEFKASQTSRKLLLVCNHEGNPYVDELAVKTDFQSDPRIHFVGTVYDKELLAYIRESAYAYIHGHEVGGTNPGLLEALAHTDVNLILGVDFNQKVAQQKALYWSKEEGNLKTLIESVDTNDFKYLGRQARKHVDSNYTWEKIVGEYEELFLNES from the coding sequence ATGCGCCATATTTTTATAATAGGAAGCAGAGGGCTGCCTGCTAAATATGGTGGCTTTGAGACCTTTGTTGAAGCATTAGTGACACATCAGGTGAGTTCCCAACTAAAGTATCATGTTGCCTGTTTGAGTGATGAGAAAACAGGAGAACATTTTACCTTTAGAGGTGCGGATTGTTTTACGATTAATCCACCTAAACTTGGCCCAGCTCGTGTGATGGCATATGATATGATGGCTATTCATTACGCACTTTCTTACATTAAAAAGCATCAAATTGAACGTCCTATTTTTTACATACTAGGAAATACTATCGGTCGCTTTATGAAACCTTTTGCAAAAAAAATTAAAGCAGTCGGTGGTACGCTACTGGTTAATCCAGATGGTTTAGAATGGCGCCGATCCAAGTGGTCAAAACCTGTTCAATTCTATTTGAAACAATCAGAAAAAGTTATGACCCAAGTTGCAGATTTTATTATTGCAGATAATGAGGGGATAGAGGACTATATAAAGGTCTCCTATCCATGGAGTAAGACCCGTTTTATTGCTTATGGGACTGACACAAAGAAATCGTCTTTAACTCAAGACGATACGCGTGTGAGATCTTTTTACGATAAGTGGAGAACAAAAGAAGAAGACTATTATCTTATTGTCGGTCGTTTTGTTCCTGAAAATAATTATGAAGTAATGCTGAAAGAGTTTAAGGCAAGCCAAACTAGCAGGAAACTCCTCCTTGTATGTAATCACGAAGGGAATCCTTATGTGGATGAACTTGCTGTAAAAACAGATTTCCAATCAGATCCCAGAATTCATTTTGTTGGAACTGTTTATGATAAGGAATTGCTTGCTTACATCCGTGAATCAGCTTATGCCTACATTCATGGTCATGAGGTGGGCGGTACTAATCCAGGCTTACTTGAAGCATTGGCTCATACAGATGTGAATCTCATTTTAGGTGTTGATTTTAATCAAAAAGTAGCTCAACAAAAAGCCCTGTATTGGTCAAAAGAAGAAGGAAACTTAAAAACGCTTATTGAGTCAGTGGATACTAACGATTTTAAATACTTGGGAAGGCAAGCCAGGAAACATGTTGACTCTAACTATACTTGGGAAAAAATTGTAGGAGAATACGAGGAATTATTTCTAAATGAAAGTTAA
- the rpoD gene encoding RNA polymerase sigma factor RpoD yields MAEKTKEITTFNVQVAEFIRNHKQAGTAVDTEVTEKLVIPFSLDADQIDDLLERLTDGGIAITDKDGNPSSKYVVEAPKPEELTDEELLGSNSAKVNDPVRMYLKEIGVVPLLTNEEEKELAIAVENGDLQAKQRLAEANLRLVVSIAKRYVGRGMQFLDLIQEGNMGLMKAVDKFDYSKGFKFSTYATWWIRQAITRAIADQARTIRIPVHMVETINKLVREQRNLLQELGQDPTPEQIAERMDMTPDKVREILKIAQEPVSLETPIGEEDDSHLGDFIEDEVIENPVDYTTRVVLREQLDDVLDTLTDREENVLRLRFGLDDGKMRTLEDVGKVFNVTRERIRQIEAKALRKLRHPSRSKQLKDFMED; encoded by the coding sequence ATGGCAGAAAAAACTAAAGAAATAACAACTTTTAACGTTCAGGTTGCTGAGTTTATTCGTAATCACAAGCAAGCTGGTACTGCTGTCGATACCGAAGTTACTGAAAAATTAGTTATTCCCTTTAGTTTAGATGCAGATCAAATCGATGATCTTTTAGAGCGTCTAACCGATGGTGGTATTGCTATTACAGATAAGGATGGCAATCCATCCTCTAAATACGTTGTCGAAGCACCAAAACCTGAAGAGTTAACAGATGAAGAGCTTCTAGGTAGCAATTCAGCGAAAGTGAACGACCCTGTTCGTATGTACCTGAAAGAAATTGGTGTCGTACCACTGTTAACCAATGAGGAAGAAAAAGAATTGGCTATTGCTGTTGAAAATGGTGATCTTCAAGCCAAACAACGTCTTGCAGAAGCTAACTTACGTTTGGTTGTTTCTATCGCAAAACGTTATGTAGGGCGTGGGATGCAATTCTTGGATTTGATTCAAGAAGGTAATATGGGACTTATGAAAGCTGTTGATAAATTTGATTACTCAAAAGGGTTCAAATTTTCAACTTATGCGACATGGTGGATCCGCCAGGCTATTACACGTGCTATCGCGGACCAAGCTCGCACCATCCGTATTCCCGTTCACATGGTGGAAACAATCAACAAACTGGTTCGTGAGCAACGTAATCTTTTGCAAGAGTTAGGACAAGATCCAACACCCGAGCAAATTGCAGAACGCATGGATATGACTCCTGACAAGGTTCGTGAGATCCTAAAAATTGCACAAGAGCCAGTCTCTCTTGAAACACCTATCGGTGAAGAAGATGATAGTCATTTAGGTGATTTTATTGAAGATGAAGTGATTGAAAATCCAGTTGATTACACCACACGTGTTGTTCTTCGTGAGCAGTTAGATGATGTTCTTGATACACTCACAGATCGTGAAGAAAACGTTCTTCGTTTGCGTTTCGGTTTAGATGATGGAAAAATGCGTACGCTCGAAGATGTCGGTAAAGTCTTTAACGTTACCCGTGAACGTATCCGCCAGATTGAAGCAAAAGCGCTTCGCAAACTCCGCCATCCAAGCCGTAGCAAACAGCTCAAAGACTTTATGGAGGACTAA
- the rfbD gene encoding dTDP-4-dehydrorhamnose reductase, with protein sequence MILITGANGQLGTELRYLLDERHEEYVAVDVAEMDITDLAKVEEVFEQVKPTLVYHCAAYTAVDAAEDEGKELNYAINVTGTENVAKVAAKHDATLVYISTDYVFDGEKPVGQEWLETDTPDPKTEYGRTKRLGEEAVEKYAKNFYIIRTAWVFGNYGKNFVFTMQELAKKHPRLTVVNDQHGRPTWTRTLAEFMTYLAENRKEFGYYHLSNDADQDTTWYDFAVEILKDIDVEVAPVDSSAFPAKAKRPLNSTMSLEKTKATGFVIPTWQDALQEFYKQDKK encoded by the coding sequence ATGATTTTAATTACAGGTGCCAATGGGCAATTGGGAACGGAACTTCGTTATTTGCTAGATGAACGTCATGAGGAGTACGTAGCAGTTGATGTAGCTGAAATGGATATTACTGATTTAGCAAAGGTGGAGGAAGTTTTTGAACAGGTTAAACCAACATTAGTTTATCACTGTGCTGCTTATACTGCGGTTGATGCGGCTGAAGACGAAGGGAAAGAGCTCAACTACGCTATTAATGTGACTGGAACGGAAAACGTTGCAAAAGTTGCTGCTAAACATGATGCAACTTTAGTATACATTTCAACAGATTATGTCTTTGATGGTGAAAAGCCAGTTGGTCAAGAATGGCTTGAAACGGATACACCGGATCCAAAGACTGAGTATGGACGTACCAAACGACTTGGTGAAGAAGCTGTTGAAAAGTATGCGAAGAACTTTTACATCATTCGCACAGCTTGGGTATTTGGCAATTATGGTAAAAACTTTGTCTTCACCATGCAAGAGTTAGCTAAAAAACACCCTCGTTTGACTGTTGTTAATGACCAGCATGGTCGTCCAACTTGGACACGTACCTTGGCTGAATTTATGACTTACTTGGCTGAAAACCGCAAAGAGTTTGGTTACTACCACCTTTCAAATGATGCGGATCAAGACACAACGTGGTATGACTTTGCTGTAGAAATTTTGAAAGATATAGACGTTGAAGTAGCGCCTGTTGATTCATCTGCCTTTCCAGCTAAAGCGAAACGTCCTCTTAACTCAACCATGAGTTTGGAAAAAACAAAAGCTACTGGATTTGTTATTCCAACATGGCAGGATGCCTTACAAGAGTTTTATAAGCAAGATAAAAAATAA
- the dnaG gene encoding DNA primase — protein sequence MILDKETIAQIKQETNIVDVIGEVVALSKAGHNHLGLCPFHKEKTPSFNVIEDKQFYHCFGCGKSGDVFKFLEDYRQIPFKEAASILAERLGMSVQVTQTNYHQPKHPHEKLFQINADANKFFQAVLMTTKQGEVARQYLYERGLTDELIKHFQIGLSPEEPDYLFKSLSNKYDEETILASGLFNLSEESNRIYDAFQNRIMFALTNDQGKVIGFSGRIWTEQAKESHQAKYKNTRSTPIFNKSYEFYHLDQAKPVIVKKREVYLMEGFMDVIAAYKAGIVNAVASMGTALTQEHVNHLSQFTKKVVLTYDGDAAGQNAIAKSLDILAPFTVDVVKMPQGMDPDEYLKATSAGELAYLLEKSRISQVEFWMYHLLPENSDNLQSQIAYVEQIADIIAKEPSITAQNTYISKVAELLPDFDYHQVEQSVNNRRLSIRQDAVQTQVAEPVYIDMPIVKQVTALRKTENHLFHRMLFHPVILNDFKLRDDFQFHTPELIELYQLLLANGDITSFELSGESEAVQQAYYQVLEEQLPEEVGDNEILDLERHRQRLLAQNDMRKQSQLIKDTSNQGDQESALAALEALIAQKRNIE from the coding sequence GTGATTTTGGATAAAGAAACCATTGCTCAAATCAAGCAAGAAACCAATATTGTAGATGTTATCGGAGAGGTTGTTGCTCTATCGAAAGCAGGTCACAATCACTTGGGGCTCTGTCCCTTTCATAAGGAAAAAACGCCATCATTTAACGTTATCGAAGATAAGCAATTTTACCATTGCTTCGGTTGTGGAAAATCAGGTGACGTTTTTAAGTTTCTAGAAGATTATAGGCAAATTCCGTTTAAAGAGGCTGCTTCTATCTTGGCAGAGCGCTTGGGCATGTCTGTTCAAGTGACACAAACTAATTATCATCAGCCTAAGCATCCTCACGAGAAACTATTTCAGATCAATGCTGATGCCAATAAGTTCTTTCAGGCAGTTTTAATGACAACAAAGCAAGGAGAGGTGGCACGACAGTATTTATATGAGAGAGGGCTAACGGATGAGTTGATTAAGCATTTCCAGATTGGACTATCACCTGAAGAACCTGATTATTTATTCAAATCTTTATCGAATAAGTATGATGAGGAGACTATTTTAGCTTCAGGTCTTTTCAATCTATCTGAGGAATCAAATCGTATCTATGATGCTTTTCAAAATCGGATTATGTTTGCCTTGACGAATGATCAAGGGAAAGTCATTGGTTTTTCTGGCCGTATTTGGACAGAGCAGGCTAAAGAGAGTCATCAAGCAAAATACAAAAATACTCGTTCAACACCAATCTTTAATAAATCTTATGAGTTTTACCATTTAGATCAGGCTAAACCAGTCATTGTCAAAAAACGTGAAGTTTATCTAATGGAAGGTTTCATGGATGTCATCGCTGCCTATAAAGCTGGTATCGTCAATGCTGTAGCTTCTATGGGGACGGCGTTGACGCAGGAACATGTGAATCATCTGAGTCAATTCACTAAAAAAGTCGTCCTAACCTATGATGGTGATGCTGCTGGGCAAAACGCCATTGCCAAATCTTTAGATATTCTAGCACCGTTTACAGTGGATGTTGTCAAGATGCCACAAGGAATGGATCCGGATGAATACTTGAAAGCTACTTCAGCGGGAGAATTGGCCTATTTACTTGAAAAATCTCGGATTAGTCAAGTGGAATTTTGGATGTATCATCTCCTTCCTGAGAACAGTGATAACCTTCAAAGTCAGATTGCTTATGTGGAGCAAATAGCTGATATCATTGCTAAAGAACCATCCATTACAGCTCAAAATACCTATATCAGTAAAGTTGCAGAGTTGCTGCCAGATTTTGACTACCATCAAGTTGAGCAGTCTGTCAATAACCGGCGTCTCTCCATAAGACAAGATGCGGTTCAAACGCAAGTAGCGGAGCCTGTCTATATCGATATGCCAATCGTTAAGCAGGTGACAGCCCTTAGAAAGACAGAGAACCATCTTTTTCATCGCATGCTCTTTCATCCTGTGATTTTAAATGATTTTAAACTAAGGGATGACTTTCAATTCCATACCCCCGAATTAATTGAGTTGTATCAACTGTTATTGGCTAATGGGGATATTACTTCATTTGAATTATCTGGAGAGTCTGAAGCAGTGCAGCAGGCCTATTATCAAGTTTTGGAAGAGCAGTTGCCAGAAGAAGTTGGAGACAATGAAATCTTAGATTTAGAGAGACATCGTCAACGTTTATTAGCTCAAAATGATATGCGTAAGCAAAGTCAATTGATTAAAGATACGAGTAACCAGGGCGATCAAGAAAGTGCACTTGCCGCCTTAGAAGCACTTATTGCACAGAAAAGAAATATAGAATAG
- a CDS encoding class C sortase: MKTLSDKLVSYLLIGAMILGIGLIAYPSVSDWWNSYHQSRAIMDYQDKVSHIDKRQYQKILARAENYNKQFLETNIKWQLTKEEKKEYNSQLSIDQSGNMGFITIPKINVNLPIFHGTSEDVLQTSIGHLEGTSLPVGGQSTHSVLSGHRGLPSAKLFSDLDKLRVGDRWTVNILDETYTYEVDQIRTVLPKDLSNLQIEEGKDYQTLLTCTPYGINTHRLLVRGHRVANEDGDALVIADAIQIDPIYIAPFIGFPILLLLLMIFLRLMRKDDRRKQIVLSWFRKEQSNEKN, translated from the coding sequence ATGAAAACATTATCAGATAAGCTCGTTTCCTATCTGCTTATCGGAGCTATGATACTTGGGATAGGGTTAATAGCTTACCCCTCGGTATCTGATTGGTGGAATTCTTATCATCAATCTAGGGCTATCATGGACTACCAGGATAAAGTTAGTCATATAGATAAACGTCAATATCAGAAAATTCTTGCTCGAGCTGAGAATTACAATAAACAATTTCTTGAAACAAATATAAAATGGCAATTAACCAAAGAGGAAAAAAAGGAATACAATTCTCAGTTATCCATTGATCAGTCAGGAAATATGGGTTTTATCACGATTCCAAAAATTAACGTTAATCTCCCAATTTTTCACGGTACTAGTGAAGATGTTCTTCAGACTTCAATTGGGCATTTAGAAGGTACGAGTCTGCCTGTGGGAGGTCAGTCAACGCACTCGGTATTATCAGGTCATCGAGGCTTGCCGTCGGCAAAATTGTTTTCAGATTTGGATAAACTGCGTGTGGGAGATCGATGGACTGTTAATATTCTTGATGAGACGTATACCTATGAAGTTGATCAAATTAGAACAGTTTTGCCAAAAGATTTAAGCAATTTGCAAATTGAAGAGGGCAAAGATTACCAAACCCTATTAACATGTACACCTTATGGTATTAATACTCATCGCCTTTTGGTTAGGGGACACCGAGTTGCAAATGAGGATGGTGATGCTTTGGTCATTGCGGATGCTATTCAAATTGATCCTATTTATATAGCTCCCTTCATTGGATTTCCTATTTTACTGTTATTGCTGATGATTTTTCTTCGGTTAATGCGAAAAGATGATCGAAGAAAGCAAATTGTACTGAGTTGGTTTAGAAAGGAACAATCAAATGAAAAGAATTAA
- a CDS encoding sortase: MINRNVRIYLLRLLGIACIIFSVFYTWNNIDAARTAEKSSQDINQKLQIDQSSKRLLSENDAMPVSAVSGVDYLGKLTITSENITLPVAAKYRFEQMSLTPTRYRGSYKTNDLVICAHNYRYQFDPLRTIPMGEKIEFETVDGKTYSYVITNREIIKPTAVEEVIKETAGDTDWDLSLFTCTPSGAARVIIRCRLVA, translated from the coding sequence ATGATTAATCGAAATGTTCGCATCTATTTGTTGAGGCTATTAGGTATTGCCTGTATCATTTTTTCAGTCTTTTATACTTGGAATAACATCGATGCAGCAAGGACGGCTGAAAAGTCAAGTCAAGATATCAACCAGAAATTACAGATAGATCAATCGTCAAAAAGGCTTTTATCAGAAAATGATGCTATGCCTGTCTCCGCTGTATCTGGTGTGGACTATCTTGGAAAATTAACGATTACTAGTGAGAATATTACTCTACCAGTAGCTGCTAAATATCGTTTTGAACAAATGTCACTAACACCGACTCGATACAGAGGTTCATATAAAACCAATGATCTTGTCATCTGTGCTCATAATTATCGTTATCAATTTGATCCACTTAGGACGATTCCTATGGGAGAAAAGATTGAATTTGAAACAGTTGATGGTAAAACATATTCTTATGTGATTACAAATCGAGAAATCATTAAGCCAACAGCAGTTGAAGAGGTTATTAAGGAGACGGCAGGTGATACTGACTGGGATTTGAGTTTATTCACCTGTACTCCAAGCGGTGCTGCTAGGGTAATCATTCGGTGCCGATTAGTTGCTTAA